The following is a genomic window from Nguyenibacter vanlangensis.
CATAGGACGCAATGGCGTCCTGAAGCCGGAGTTGCCCGCCTTCAAGCTGACGCACGATCTCTTCCAATTGGGCCAGAGCGTCCTCGAAGGACAGTTTGGACAGATCATCCGTCATGGGTACGACATTTCCATCATGAGGCGGAGGAATTACCCCCTGACAGACGCATCTGCCAAGGGCATAGGGGGTATGGCATGAATTTGTGGTCGCTGTGGCTTTCGGGTCACGCGTCTAAAAAGCAATAAAAAATTAGAAAATCGGTTTTAATGTCGCACATCAGACGTCCGGAAACGTCGCCTGATTCGCTTCGACCGGCATGTCCGCTCGCCGCCGTATAACGAACGACAGAACGCCCGAATCCTCTCCGAAGGCAATCAACGCATGACCGGTTTCCCGACAAAAAGCCTGGAAATCCGCAACACTGGCACGATCCGTCGCAATGACCCGCAACCGCTCGCCCGGCTGCATGGATCGCAGTGCCCGATTGGCCTTAAGGACGGGAAGAGGGCAATTGAGCCCTTTGAGGTCGAGCACGGTCTCGCTCATGGCAGGAGGGGCTCCGGTAAATAGGCCGTGGTCAGCGTTGGTCAACGTTCAAGACCGTCTTTACGGCATGGACCAACCGACCATAGAAGAAATAACCAACATATAGAATATCACGGATCACGGGATGGACATGACCGACTATCGGATCGGGATCGATTTTGGCGGCACCAAGATCGAAATCGCGGCCCTTGCACGGGCCGATGGACATGAGATCATTCGGCGACGCATCGCAAATCCCGGCCATTACGATGGCGCGGTCCTCGCGATTCGCGACCTCGTCGCCGGCGTCGATGCCGAGCTGGGCGGCCAGGGAACGGTCGGGATCGGCATTCCGGGATCGATCAGTCCCGATACCGGCGTTATCAAGAACGCCAACGCGACGTGGCTGAACAATCAGCCATTCGGTCGCGACCTGACCGCTTCCGTAGGGCGTGAAGTTCGCGTCGAGAATGATGCCAACTGCTTCGCTCTGTCCGAGGCAGTCGATGGCGCTGGTGCCGGCCGCAGCGTCGTGCTGGGCGTGATTATCGGCACCGGGATGGGAGGCGGGATCATCGTCGACGGCAAGTTGCTGGCTGGTGCTCATCATATCGCCGGCGAGTGGGGCCATATACCTCTACCCTGGCCGCGAATCGAGGAAATGCCTCTGCCAAAATGTTTCTGCGGTAATGAAGGCTGCCTGGAACGCTATCTTAGCGGGTCGGCGCTGGCGCAGGATTGGCAGGGGCCGGGTCATCGCAGCACAGCGGGCATCGAAGCTGCGGCCGAAGCAGGCGACATCACTGCGATCGGTGCGCTTGATCGATATATGGACCGTCTGGCGCGGGCCTGCGCGATGGCAATCAATTTCCTGGATCCGGACGTTATCGTGCTGGG
Proteins encoded in this region:
- a CDS encoding ROK family protein, whose amino-acid sequence is MTDYRIGIDFGGTKIEIAALARADGHEIIRRRIANPGHYDGAVLAIRDLVAGVDAELGGQGTVGIGIPGSISPDTGVIKNANATWLNNQPFGRDLTASVGREVRVENDANCFALSEAVDGAGAGRSVVLGVIIGTGMGGGIIVDGKLLAGAHHIAGEWGHIPLPWPRIEEMPLPKCFCGNEGCLERYLSGSALAQDWQGPGHRSTAGIEAAAEAGDITAIGALDRYMDRLARACAMAINFLDPDVIVLGGGVSNVQSIYERVPLLMPRYVITPRCNTPIVRNVHGDSSGVRGAAWLWSHDEQSA
- a CDS encoding exodeoxyribonuclease VII small subunit, translated to MTDDLSKLSFEDALAQLEEIVRQLEGGQLRLQDAIASYERGAALRRHCDSKLSEAEARIQAIIQRADGTLETSSMD
- a CDS encoding sulfurtransferase TusA family protein produces the protein MSETVLDLKGLNCPLPVLKANRALRSMQPGERLRVIATDRASVADFQAFCRETGHALIAFGEDSGVLSFVIRRRADMPVEANQATFPDV